One part of the Mya arenaria isolate MELC-2E11 chromosome 3, ASM2691426v1 genome encodes these proteins:
- the LOC128227591 gene encoding mucin-5AC-like: MRLFSLLVCVQFVSMCRAFTTMPTMNVWGMGNGNQFMPWGQYDFLAPALPNLTPSPVVTTKEPLTPVSSAAPVVYETKAPKPQDFSDRLQALLMQTADIAKHPNANVTNLTKTIVSVLLAGKRKQETVTAQTPLVTTTEAVTTTPATTSTTTATTTTTALPVTTTTKKPLLEMTLAELLMAASKGKSTNIAAALLKHSKPKNKRRGCMFQGKMYMPLTEIERGQSGSWCFGSYCNHESDIVHWDDHNCTSATKTPKPLMGVETAATTFITNPPTKPTTPATTTSVISGMDPVLLDQLYRQFLAESTGTGSATASSSSQNINSQGVPDQMTALLMQQIGSGASVTSGASLNAPIGAHGNVDPVVMAMMQQAVKGSPGLSGSSGAGIGARPSTDGCVHQGRWHAPGTDIESHRDYGHCYGFYCDFNSQVKYWSDRCAQTEAPPTQNFQELRRQLQQLDLLKK; this comes from the exons AT GCGGTTGTTCTCGCTGCTGGTCTGTGTGCAGTTTGTATCGATGTGCCGGGCGTTCACTACCATGCCTACCATGAATGTCTGGGGAATGGGCAACGGCAACCAGTTCATGCCATGGGGCCAGTATGACTTCCTCGCCCCGGCCTTGCCCAATTTAACACCCAGTCCAGTAGTTACAACAAAGGAACCCTTGACACCCGTGTCATCCGCAGCACCCGTGGTGTATGAGACAAAGGCACCCAAACCACAAGACTTCAGTGATCGTTTACAAGCTCTTCTGATGCAGACTGCCGACATAGCAAAACATCCGAATGCTAACGtgacaaatttaacaaaaacgaTTGTGTCGGTTCTGTTAGCTGGGAAGCGAAAGCAGGAAACAGTCACGGCACAGACACCACTGGTCACTACGACTGAAGCTGTAACAACAACGCCAGCCACAACATCAACTACAACcgccacaaccaccaccaccgcccTACCAGTAACAACAACTACCAAGAAGCCACTTTTGGAGATGACCCTTGCCGAGCTCCTCATGGCAGCCTCAAAGGGAAAGAGTACGAACATCGCCGCGGCa TTACTCAAACATTCGAAGCCAAAGAACAAGCGACGCGGATGTATGTTCCAGGGTAAAATGTACATGCCGCTCACAGAGATTGAGCGTGGTCAGTCGGGCAGCTGGTGCTTCGGCTCGTACTGCAACCACGAGAGCGACATTGTCCACTGGGATGACCACAACTGCACCAGCGCCACTAAGACCCCCAAACCCTTAATGGGCGTGGAGACGGCGGCTACAACCTTTATAACCAACCCTCCTACCAAGCCCACCACCCCTGCCACAACCACCTCAGTGATCTCTGGTATGGATCCCGTACTTTTGGACCAATTATACCGGCAGTTCTTAGCTGAATCGACTGGGACTGGCAGCGCAACTGCAAGCAGCAGCTCCCAGAATATCAACAGTCAAGGCGTCCCTGACCAAATGACCGCTTTGCTGATGCAACAAATTGGTTCTGGGGCCAGCGTGACCAGTGGGGCTAGTTTGAACGCCCCCATTGGAGCTCATGGTAATGTTGATCCGGTGGTGATGGCTATGATGCAGCAGGCCGTAAAAGGATCACCTGGGTTAAGTGGTTCAAGTGGCGCTGGAATAGGAGCAAGACCTAGTACCGATGGTTGTGTTCACCAGGGTCGGTGGCACGCACCTGGAACGGACATAGAGAGCCATAGGGACTATGGACACTGCTATGGATTTTATTGTGATTTCAATTCTCAGGTCAAATATTGGAGTGACCGGTGTGCTCAGACTGAGGCGCCGCCAACACAAAATTTCCAAGAGCTTCGGCGTCAACTCCAGCAGTTGGACTTATTGAAGAAAtaa